Within the Trichoderma breve strain T069 chromosome 3, whole genome shotgun sequence genome, the region TTCCATAATCTGCGCCGTCAGATCGATATACCCTGCAACCCTCTTGTCACATGCGGCCTAGGATCTGAGATCAATGGCGACCCATCTGCCAAGACATGGGCAACAAAGATTTGAGCTGCGCTTTGTAGGCGAGTGTCCAAGCACATATCATTGACACTTGTGGCAATACTTGCACCTTATTACTTAGTAGTGTATTTCCAAACTTGTATGCgtacgtacgagtacaataCGGCGCCACAATCTCTTTGATAAAGTAGCTGcacgtactccgtagatgGGCAATTATACGCGAGGATTTCCTCGGGAGCATCTCACCAGAAGGCGAGAGAATTCTATCCCCTGTTCCGCGTACGGGAGTGCCGCTCCCCCCCTTATGTAAAAAAGGTACGTACTCCAGATGCTTGTTTGAACCGCAAATCCCTGTGACGCGACCGGACCCACCAAAAAATCCCAGAGCCTTACCTGCACTTGGCCAGCCTTTCCCAAGCTTCAGCCTCGTCCTCTGCAGCACCTCAACCATGAGCTCTCCCGACGAGCTGGCGAGGGACACGCCTCCGCCATACAAACGACGAAGGACCGGCGATACTCCGTCCCCGCGGTCGAGCTCTCCCGATGTATTGGCCGGGGATCCAGATGATTTCCGCCCGCCCAGGCGAGTGTCGCAGCGCGGCGGTGGCCTGAGCCAGAGCCCAACCAAGGCGCAGTATCTCAACGACTTCTCTCGGTCGCAGACGCCGTCGCGGCCTCCCTCGGAGTTGGCTCGTCGGTCGCGATCGGCGTCGAGTTCCGGGTCGAGGACGCGCTCGCAGTCGCCTGTCCACTCAACGCCGTCTCCCTCAAGAACCCCTCGATCTCAACACCGCTCACGCTCGCCCACGTCTACAACCCAGTCGAGATCAGAatcctcttctccagaaCCACAGCAGCTCACTCCTCCTAGAGAACCGCTCAAGCCAAATTACAGGGCGCGCCTCGTGCTACGCGGACACACCAAGGCGGTTTCTCAGGTTCGCATTTCTCCGAACGGCCGCTTCATTGCTTCTGCGTCCGCCGACGCGACTGTCAAGATATGGGATGCCAACACGGGGGCACATATGGACACATTGGTTGGCCACATGGCTGGCGTAAGCTGCGTCGCGTGGACTCCGGACAGCAATACACTGGCGAGCGGCTCCGATGACAAGGCAATCCGGCTATGGGATCGAGTCACAGGGCGACCGAAGACGACAGCTCGGAAATCGGCGGGGCAGGAGATGGCACCGTTGCGAGGACATCACAATTACATTCACTGCCTGGCCTTTTCACCAAAAGGCAACATTTTGGCCAGCGGGTCATATGACGAAGCTGTATTCCTTTGGGACGTACGGGCTGGACGGTTGATGCGGAGTCTCCCCGCCCACAGCGACCCGGTATCAGGCATCGACTTTTGCCGAGATGGCACTCTGGTCGTCAGTTGCTCAACGGACGGATTGATGTGAGTTTTGTGTACCTTGTGTTAATACGAGCCTGAAATCGCATATACTAATACTTGTGAAGCCGTGTATGGGACACAATGACCGGTCAGTGTTTACGAACTCTAGTCCACGAAGACAACCCGGCCGTAACCAACGTTTGCTTCTCTCCCAACGGCCGGTTCATCCTTGCCTTCAACCTCGACAATTGCATTCGCTTATGGGACTACATTTCCGGTAGCGTCAAAAAGACGTACCAAGGCCATTGCAATCAGAGCTTCGCTATTGGTGGTTGTTTTGGTGTCCTCGATGGCGAGGCGTTCATCGCCTCCGCGAGCGAGGACGGAGATGTTATACTCTGGGATGTCAAGAACAAAGAGGTGCTGCAGCGAGTGCATGGTCACGAGGGTGTGTGTTTCTGGGTGGACGTCCACGGCGAGACGATGGCGACTGCGGGGCAGGACGGCTCGGTCAGGGTGTATCGGCATATCAAGCAGTCTGGTGAGGTCAACGGAAACGGGACAAGGGAACTGTCAAAGCCTCCCAGTCAGGGGATGCTCCAGGGAGAGCTACCAATACGGCAGGATGATGTGAAGCTGGAGGATGCTATGAGCTGATGGGTTGGCTTATAATAATATGTCATTACAGCGTTTattcgttttcttttcactCTGCGTGTCTCAATTCAGCTTGGAGTGTGTAGGAAATAGCACAAGGCTGTTTTATGGATAACATCAATCACCATGAAATTCTTCGTTAATAGAAGGATGATTGGAAAATTGGCGTCAGCCAACAGAGCGGCAGAGCAGCACGGCAGAGCATTTTAGTGCCACAAACAATCTACACCAAAACTACTTTTTATGGTAAATGCTCTTTCAATTTGCTGCGCCATTTTGTCTCTCAATGCCAGAATCTTGCATATTACCCGCAAGTTTAGTTTGCAGATACAGGGTAGCTTCTTCTCCGGTATCGGGTTATCAGCTTGAGAGTTGATCACAACTCATATATACGCAGTTATAAACCCGTTGATCTTTGACATGTGAATGAATTGATTTGGCAACGCTTGTTTGGTGGTGCTTGGAACTGAATATGTCATTGGTTGTGTCAAGGAGGAGTTTTACGCCTTATGCTGAGTTTGACAATCTACATGTGACATTTTCTACAAAGGCTCTCCTCCTACCCACTTCCCCGCGTGTTGGTGAGCTCTGCTAGCATTTAGTAGGAATGTCTTGCAGAGAGCTAACATAACAACTTAGAAGCTTTGCCTTGGCCCCTTTTGCATCACATGCCTTGATCTTCTGCATGTTCTGCTCTGCTCCGCTCTGCGAAAGGCGCGTCATTTGATTTACACATGCAAGCGTTTTCcggctccagcagccacgATCCGCTAAGGGGACTTTTTTTACCGGCACGATGACATCTTTTGACAATCTCAAATTGACAACCTGGAAGAGGCTAGTATAACgttgggggaaaaaaaaaggcgcGCCACTATATCGCCCGAAGGGCTTGACAGATTTCTTCCATGTCATTTATGTAcattctttccttctttcctTAACGCCTCCGTCACGCTAGCTGAGTAagacggcggcgacaagCTCGGAAGGTGTTTTTTTTGGGCATTTGCTCGCAACGTGCGGCGGTGGGCCGGAGTGCGGAAGCCGGGCAGTCCGTAGTGGCAACTTCAATGTCGATTTTTTCACTTGATGTTGCTGCAGTTTTCCCATGTTTAGTCCAACAGGCCAGGCACTTTGTCGGTGAAGGGAGCGACACTGCTAGCACCTAATGGGTCAATGGTCTACAGCCCGGCAAAGCGAGTCAAGTCGAGTTCCATCCTGCCGCAGGCTAGCATCGCTAGCTCAGGCCATTGGCGGTTGGGGGATGAGGATATTGTGCTCGCCCAGTGAATTAGCCAAATTCCATTTTGTCGCCCTTTTGGTGGCGGGATGGGCGCGGATGTCACCAGGGCGTTTTTTACAATTGTTCGAAACAACAAACATTGATCTTGATGTAGGTAGATGAACAAGCTTCAGGGTCTTTTTCTGCTACGGACGATACAGAGACGAGTCATGTACTTTGGCGCTGTTGATTGGCCGGATAAGGCTCAGCGGTGCGTGCTCGAACTTTTGCATGGAGAAGTTtggggaaagaagagagcagcGTGAGGTACATGGCCGACGCACGCACCTGGCTGCATATGGTATGTACATGGAGCTTGCATTAGCACGACCTGAATAGGCGCTATTTTGCAGGTCGAAATGTCGGGGAGCGCCCTTTTAGGGGCTTCCATGATCCCTCAGCGCATTGACTCGCCCGTGGTTCGGTGGAAGAAGCGTCAAGAGGCCCCAGAAACGAACAGCGGGCTTCCAGTGGCGCGCTTTCTCCGCGCCACGCCAGCGCCGGCCGCTAGACTCGACGCTGCAGTGCATGTGCAGGTGGTGAAAAGGCGACATGCGAGCCCTGCAACGGCCAGTGGCTGGCGCGGTACCGCCTGGACAGGCAATCGATAGACGCCCACCTGCTCGATACAGGCAGCCGAATTGGACGGCTCTTGCCTGCCACACAACCAGACGTCAACAAGAAGGACCCTTGAGGGGgcgctttcttttttttccctctctcccctccatAATCCCGACTCGGagcttcgtcttcgtcgtctttccTCTTtattcttcctcctctcctcctcttcctccatcctcatcggctCTTCACCACAGTTCGTCctttcgccttcgccttcgcctgCATCGCCCGGCTATCTCGGACTCAGGCCTGCGGTTTTCCCGGTTCGGCTCGCGCGCTCAGGAATTGGCCTGTCAGGGCGCCGACGCCGCTGTTTATTTTGTCCACCCCCTGCCCTCAACCAGTCTCAGGAGACAGGAATGTCGGCTGGCCTTGAAAACCTGTAAAAAGGTCGGGTCGCCGCCATTGCCGTTACGCTCACCGGTTGCAAACTCTTGATTGTCGCTCGAACGCTCGGGCGCTCTTGAGACGTCGACGCTTTTCAGGTCGTTGCACGCTGTGTCAGCCCTGTTGCGCTGATTCATATCCACCTACCTGATACCCTCCGCATTTCTCTCCACCGAGTTGATACTTTTGCCTCACCCTcaagccaaaagaaaaaaaaaaaaggtcacGACAACCCCGACAGCACCCTCTCTCACagcttttttctccctctcgccATACTCGCCTCCGTATCTTTGCTGTCGGATAACCTCGTCTTCACCGGCAATATCACTTGTTGGTCGCAGCCTCCCCCGTATGCAACTCTCACAAGGCCCTCAAGATGGAGCCCGTTCCTGAGACGGAGCGCATGGAGGAGTTTCGTACCGTCCCCTCAGCCAAGGCTCGCGCCAACGGGTCACACGCTCTTTCCACACTCGATTTTGAGACGGCCAGAAAACCACCGAACTTGCGGCGGAGCACAGACCCAAGCCCAACATCTACAAACGCCTTTTCGTGGACCCCTATGGTCGCCCTTCCGTATCGGCCCCGGACAACGTCCCCTCTTTCTGGTAGCGCTCATGTTCGTTCACGGTCCGCTGCTAGCATTGGCGCCGCGCCCATGGGCCGTACACAGTCCATGCCTGGCGTCACTGGCTCGGGCCACCTGCTCTACTCTCCCCATTTCCGTCCAGCCAGTCCGGCGCAATCGCCTAGCAGAGTCCGCACGCCGCGAAAACCGGTGGATGAGTCGTTTCCTATGACGTCTCCCGTCCGGACATCAGTTCTTGACCACGACCGGCTGCCTGCCGACAGGAGCGGCTCTCCTGTATTGGGCGCCTCAACCAATGGCACATTAACACGAGTTCGCCGGCCCTCGTCGCCGATTCGAAATCTTTCCCAGTCGAGCACTGGATCTCTTCCGACCCTACCCAGCACACCAACCTCCAGCTCGTCATCTCTCTACAGAGCATATGATCCCTTCTCCAGCAGTTACGGGGCCCTTTCCTCTGTACCCTCCACGCCGACATCGCTGAGGTCGCGTAGCCCCAGTATCTCGAGCTTGGAAACCATCCCGGACTCGCCCGATGCTGAGGAGGCGGCACTTGAAGCTGAGAAACAGGCCCAGCTAAAGGCTGCGGCTGAGATAACGGAGGCAGGGGATTCATCGGATGCAAAAGGACGGGGTAGTCTGGACCTGCCCGCCCGTGGTCGCACAATGGCTTTTGGCTCTAAAGACAAACGGAAGCGGTGGAGCGTCTGCGGTGCTGAGCGGCGTGGCGACATCGACCTGGAAACGATCTGGGAGGACTGAATGCATGCCCCGGTGGCAACTTTGAAATTATGAATGACACTGCATATGAGCGTGCGCAGacttgtttttgttttccttttttttcttctttctctcttttactAGGTTTGATACACACGGGAAGGTCACTTTGTTTCACTTGACTTTTCAGGCGCACGGGACACGAGACGAGCATTGTGAAATTTTTTCGGAAATTGGCGCCTACACACACTTATGCATATTGCTTTCTCCCGCACCTTTTTGATGGACAATTTTCTTTAAACCCActcttgtttttgttgtGCGACCAGAGACGCAGCGGGCGTTTAAAATGAGAGTGTCTCTGGTCCGGATACCCTTTTGCATATCTACGTCTTACAACAAGGACTTTCAATGGCACGTCTGCTCCAAGCAGGGCAGCCACACTCAGAACACAGAAAAAGCTATACGCCAGACTATGACACAATGAATCAATTGGTTTCGTGAAATCTCAAATTTCTTGGCACGTGAATCTCCTCTTGCTGTGTTCCCTTGACATTGACTTGACCGTTCCCCTGACTATcaatgtttttttcttgtttgggGGGCCCAAGCAGGGCGAAGTCGCTCCCTTGCTCCCTTTCCGCCTGGCCTGCAGATGTGGCTGATTACCTGTACACCGCGAGTGCACTATTGCACGGGATGATCCCCATCCGATAGTCTCCCTGCTTCCAAAGGGCTCATCCCGAGGGTCTTATTTGGGTTCCAGATTCATATTGTTATCATGCAGGGGCTGGGAGTTGTGATATAAAACTTGGGTCTTCCATCTCGTGCTCTGGGAAATGAATCCTCGTCCTGAACGTCTCCGGCATAATCTCTTGACAGGCCGTCCACTCATTACATATTGTCCCCCTCAAGTATCTGGTTGATGTTTataattttcttctttgaccCCCCTGTTTAATTCAATCATTTTGTGTTTTACATTGAGAGCCTAGAACTAAGTTGACATGCGGTTTCTCACATTGTTTGCAGCCACTGGGCTGCTATCCATGGTGGATGCCTCTCTAGGAGCAGAGAGCGAGAAGGTATGTGAAATGACATGAAACCTGCGTGGTACTGTTGTAAATCGTGGTACTAATGGATGACCATGTATAGCTGGGAGCTGAAGAGCGTGCCATTGATGAGGTGGCTAAGAACATCTTGGATAAGAAGGCCTACATCTTACCAACATGCGCTAcactcagcatcatcacgaCCACCACGTTGACTGTTGAGACGACCATCTATGTCACTCCCACGGTCCACACTGAAGGGCTACCGCCATCCTCGACACCTCCCAATACGGTCACGTCTACCACAACGGTGACTTTTCACCCATCCGTGCCACCCTACTCTCCTCCTAGCGGCGGCTCCAGCACCACTCATATCCTGCCCAGCCTCTCTACCTCAAGGACTTCCAGCACACCTGGTAACCCCTTCACGTCTTCGCAATCTTCTGCCACTTCCAAGACATCCTCAACTGGCCCGGGCGGTCAGTTTGTGACCTCGTCGGCCTCCACCAGTGGCAGGTCTTCGACAACTGGACCTCCTGCTGCTTCCTCCTCGACTTCAGGAAGAGTGTCTACTACTACTCGGTCAACCAATTCTGGTAGCACCTCAAGCACTGCGTCTACTACCTCACGTACTGCTTCGTCGTCTGTGCCAGCGGCCAGTTCTTCCTCGTCCACTTCTGGCACTGCCTCAAGCACGTCTTCGACACCTCCAGGCGGCCAGTTCTTgacctcttccaccactgtcagcagcagagcctcatcttccacTGCTTCTAGCGGTGTGTCGTCCACACAGTCCACGACCTCATCTGGCAGAGTTTCATCTACGCAATCTTCCACCGCGTCCAGCGGAGTATCGTCTACGCAGTCGTCTACCACGTCGGGCGGAGTGTTTATTACTCAGTCTACTAGCTCGGTCAGCACTTCTGGGACGGCTTCTTCTACCAGCTCGGCGAGCACTTCTgggacagcttcttccaccacctcctccggCCCCCCTGGTGGCCAGTTCCTGACATCGTCCACCTCCATTGGCGGCTCCTCGACTACTGCTTCCGCCACCATCTTGGTGCCAACCGACACGGATGACTGCGACCCTACAGATGAACCCACACCAAGCGCTACCTCTTCAGGGCCCCCTGGCGGTCAGTTCTTGACATCGTCTACATCCGTTGGCGGCTCTTCTACCACCTCAGGCCCCGCTGGCAGCCAGTCCTCCACTTCAGGTACTGCTTCTTCTACCACTTCCGGCCCCCCCGGTGGTCAGTTCTTGACATCGTCTGCATCCATTGGCGGCTCTTCTACTACTTCCGCCACCATCTCTGTGCCCACCGACACGGATGACTGTGACCCAACAGACGAACCTACGCTTGGTGCCACCCCATCTACCGCCTCGTCGTCCGAAACATCTTTTACCAGGAGCTCCACTTCTGGGGGCATATTCTTAACCCAAGCCTCCTCTACGTCGGCTTCCAGCACACCAAGCTCCCCTACGTCGGCTTCGACCCCTACACCTGCCGTGCCCACTGATGATGGTAACGATGACGATTGTGATCCCACGGATTTTGGTTCCGCAAGCAGCACCTTTGCCCCGCCAATTTTTATCACTCGGAGCTCTACAGCTGGTCAGGGCAGCTCAACCAGCACCGTTCCCTCTGTGCCTACCTCGTTTTCTGTCCCTGGAGGCGCCTTCAACGACCATGtttcctccagcagcttcactgTTCCCACCGGAACTGTGACAAGTGGTTTGAACACTCCTGCTAATCCCATTGGTACTCCCACAcccggcgatgatgatgactgtgACGACAACGAGTACCCCCTGCCTACTCTGCCTACTTTGCCTACTCTGCCTACTCTGCCTACTTTGCCTACTCTGCCTACTTTGCCTACTTTGCCTACTCTGCCTACTCTGCCTGGCTCCGGAGCTTCGTCCACTGGACCCGGTGGCGCAACCCCCCCTGTCACCACTTTTAGCACACAGAGCGCATCTATCCGCGTCCCCACAACGTTTGCAACCCTGCCTCGCACATCAGCCGCTCCCGCTGCTCCCAGATCCTCCGATATTAATAACACTGGCATTGGCGGCGACGACTACGACTGCTAGGGGGTTAATTTCATGTAACATTCATCAGCTGGCCAAAACATGAGGCACGGCTCTGGAAGTGGATTGAAACAAATTTGATGAGAAGCAACAAAGACGTGTGACATGGCTAGTTatgttgtttctttctttttttcaacttctACTTCTATTTGGAATACATAGATAATACATACGATATTTTACATACAAAGTACAGCACACCATTTGAACACGCACAGGGAGGGTCTACGGGAATAGGTATCAACGACAAGGGAATGGGAACGTGCGGGATATGGATGAAATTAGGGGATTTCACTTCTTTGaatgtctttgcctttttacTTCAATTCTTTCAAAATTGGTTTCATGTACTTGTACGCTGTTCCCCTGAACCATGACCAATCTTGCCGTATCCTGACTAGGATCTTTTTATtacctctctttctttctcttctcctcttaGCAGAACCAAAAATACGAATGGCCTGTATCAAGCACATTATGATGAGTCCCACGCTTCCTCCCCTGCATTCGGTCAACGCACTGCGGAAATAGTCTTCCAAGACATGCATCATCTTATATTACCCTGTCCTACTATCAAATAAAAAACTGTATCCATGTTCAAATCCAAATCCACAATAACCTAAAACTTCCCTTCAGATGCATTGTCATTAAATTAGACTTGTGACACCGCCGCCACTTTGTCGGTTCCATCCGCCCCTTCCCGGCATCCCTTGCCTGCACCAAGATCAATAGTGTCAAAAACGCACGGGTCATCAAAGACACGTCAATCAATATCCCGAGGCGCCAGGAGGCGGGAGAGCCTCTGGGCCGAACGACATgggaagaagctgcaagGGAGGAAATATGTTAGCCAATGAACGGTGTTGGACGCTGTGTGCCGTGTGTTTGACAGGTAGCCAGCTAGCTTGATAGCTTGGTTCCACGACGGCTGATGTGTATGTCGTAAAGCGGGAGCAAAGGAAAATATCAAGGCACAATGCCTGTCCGGGCTGcaagggagaaagaaaggacTTACTTGTTCTATTGTCATGACAACGTAGTCGGAGTTTTTGTCAAACATGATGACGGGGGTCTGCAGGGAGCAAAACTCGCGGATGCTGCCAGCCAAGCGGTTAGTTTTCAGCCGTCCAAAGCCATCTCGATGCTGtctctccatcctcccgtgctccttcttctcctttttcgtCTTTCCCGCCTCCTTGGTCCTTCCGGCtgctctctcccttgcataaTCCAGCCCAACCCGACACACTaaacatcaccaccaccactgccTCACcgagaaaaaacaagaaaaagaataaataaataaatagacCGGACTAGGACTCACAACTGCCTGCACATCCCGCACGGGCTCGCCGGCGGACTAATATCCGTCGCCACAGCAATCGCCCGAAACGTCCTGATGCCGCTCGTCACCGCCGTCCCAAAGGCCACCCGCTCGGCGCACGTCCCGACGGGATACGACGCGTTCTCCACGTTGGCACCCGGCACATAGACGACTTCTCCGGCGTCGTCGGCGCACAGCAGCGTCGCGCCCACGCGGAACCGGCTGTAGCGGCAGTACGCGGTGGCCTTTGCTGCCGTCGCGCGGCGCTGCAGCTCGGCGAActcggtggtggtgatgttgagctGTGCGCAGGTTGAGGCGATCTGGGCCGCGTCGGCGCCGGAGTGGATGGGCGGGTTGGTGGACATggttgtgtgtgtgtgtgtagATTTCACTCGGATATCAAAGATGGATAGATAAAGGGGGGGAGAGCGCAGTCACTTCGTATCTCGTTGctcaaaaaaaagaagactcCAATcaaataatataattaatcAATTACACCTCCTCAGCACAAAATGCTCAGAAGGGGGGTTTTCAAGATGGTTCAAGATCGCCcggggaaagaaaaaagaagggaaaagaaagaaaaaaagggagaagaaaaaacagacCTTTATCAATCCGGGGGTCGCACCTTCCCCCCACCGGAACACGCCGTAGATGCGGGGCGTCAGGCGGGGGAAAGTGCCATGGCAGCGACGGCAGGCGCCGGCTTGGCTCCTCGCCGAATGCGGACGGCACCTGCCTGCATCGCTGCGCTGGCGGGTTTCTTGGCGGTCCCTTTTTTACTGATCCGGGGAGGAGATACGATACGAGTTACGCAGCGGATACCTGGCTTCTGCATACGATAAGGGTCGTGTTATGAGGTTAATGTCTGGTTGCTTGTCGTATCACCAGCCAAGATTTTGTGTTATcagctgagctggccaatCTCTTGGTCATATTACGTATTTTGTACTCGGACTGCGTAATCTATTGGCAAATCGGTGTCCACTTCAAACGCGTATTTAATTCTGCCCTGTCCGGCCCTCCTATATCCTTTCTCACGAGTTCTTGTTCAACTGCCGCTCTCTTACAACGTGTATTCGTATATGTATTTATGCTCAAAGGAGAAAAACCAACAAGTAGATAAAAgtcagaaaaagcaaaagcaaggtTCCATCGCCCTTCTTTCCCGACTCCCGATAGGTACAGGTAGTTTGCTCAAAATATAATTCATATCCTTTCATCCCCTCCTCGAATAGCCCGTATTTCCTCCATGTCAATTTCCCGCCCACCAATTATCCAGGCTGTCCAGTTCTTTGTTTGCATGTAAAGTGTCAAACATGGCATACCAACTCCGGACTCTCATCCCTGATGCAATCTTTGTGTGTGTAGGTATCGTCGAAGCAAAATATCACCCTTTCCTCCCATATTTGTTCAAAGGCTGctgaaataaaaaaaaaaaaaaaggaaaaaaaggggaaaaaataaacaaGAGAGAGCCAAATGACGAATAAATGACGTGCAAAATCCATTAATCCTCCATGTAATGCTCGCTTATTGATGGTTTCATGTCATTTGCATATGTCAAcggcaaaagaagagaagaggcaaagcagAATGAAaacgaagaagccaaaaaaTCCCACTCCGAGACGGaccaaagagagaaaagaataaaaagaggAAGCTAAAGGCCTTAATCGTTTATAAACCGCACCTTGTTTCGCCCCTTAGTAAAATCCATCTGGCCCAATGCTGGTCCTGGTCGAGGTGGCCGACACAAACGGCGACAGAGACGATCCACTAGCGTCGCTGGGCGTCGCCGGCTCGACTACTTGGTTTCTGATGGTCATTATCCACTCATGCTGCAGCAGTTCTATTGCCGTCGATCTCTGCTTAGGATCTCGTGTAAAGCACTTGGTGAGGAAGTCGATGCCCTGAGGGCTGAGCTGCTCCGGCGACGGGAGCTGCGGCGGGTTGCCCTGGGCAATGTTGTACATGATGGCCCATTCGTTGTCCAGATTGGCCCATGGCCGTCGTCCCGTTGCCATTTCGAGAATCACGCATCCCAGGGACCAAATGTCCACCGCCCCAGCCTTACCGGGGTTGTCGCCCTTGAT harbors:
- a CDS encoding WD domain, g-beta repeat domain-containing protein, which produces MSSPDELARDTPPPYKRRRTGDTPSPRSSSPDVLAGDPDDFRPPRRVSQRGGGLSQSPTKAQYLNDFSRSQTPSRPPSELARRSRSASSSGSRTRSQSPVHSTPSPSRTPRSQHRSRSPTSTTQSRSESSSPEPQQLTPPREPLKPNYRARLVLRGHTKAVSQVRISPNGRFIASASADATVKIWDANTGAHMDTLVGHMAGVSCVAWTPDSNTLASGSDDKAIRLWDRVTGRPKTTARKSAGQEMAPLRGHHNYIHCLAFSPKGNILASGSYDEAVFLWDVRAGRLMRSLPAHSDPVSGIDFCRDGTLVVSCSTDGLIRVWDTMTGQCLRTLVHEDNPAVTNVCFSPNGRFILAFNLDNCIRLWDYISGSVKKTYQGHCNQSFAIGGCFGVLDGEAFIASASEDGDVILWDVKNKEVLQRVHGHEGVCFWVDVHGETMATAGQDGSVRVYRHIKQSGEVNGNGTRELSKPPSQGMLQGELPIRQDDVKLEDAMS
- a CDS encoding cytidine and deoxycytidylate deaminase zinc-binding region domain-containing protein → MSTNPPIHSGADAAQIASTCAQLNITTTEFAELQRRATAAKATAYCRYSRFRVGATLLCADDAGEVVYVPGANVENASYPVGTCAERVAFGTAVTSGIRTFRAIAVATDISPPASPCGMCRQFIREFCSLQTPVIMFDKNSDYVVMTIEQLLPMSFGPEALPPPGASGY